In one Candidatus Roizmanbacteria bacterium CG_4_9_14_0_2_um_filter_38_17 genomic region, the following are encoded:
- a CDS encoding aspartate kinase yields the protein MITVPDIVRKIISRTPYLEEALSRDIINLSGLARDIRPEVEKLTMKKVELGSVIMALKRLQPKLRTSLELEMIFKTPPELILRSNLLEITIANSSLLAEKQKHLLLYASKRHAQFITITHGIFETTIIASRQTLDMIYKLYKDEKIISEIADLSSITVKFPVDIINTSGVYYTILKILAWENIDITEVVSTYSEITIILKKDYVERAFGLIKGLFD from the coding sequence ATGATAACCGTACCCGATATTGTTCGCAAAATAATTAGTCGAACTCCTTATTTAGAGGAAGCATTATCTAGAGACATTATTAATCTGTCTGGATTAGCACGAGATATCCGTCCCGAAGTAGAGAAACTAACTATGAAAAAGGTTGAACTAGGATCTGTAATTATGGCTTTAAAGAGACTTCAACCTAAGCTTAGAACAAGCTTAGAACTTGAAATGATTTTTAAAACACCTCCAGAGCTAATTTTACGCTCCAATCTGTTAGAAATTACAATAGCAAATTCATCATTACTTGCAGAAAAGCAGAAACATCTTCTACTTTATGCGAGCAAACGTCATGCTCAATTTATTACTATTACTCATGGTATTTTTGAAACAACAATTATTGCTAGTCGGCAGACATTAGACATGATCTATAAACTATATAAAGACGAAAAAATTATATCTGAGATAGCAGATTTATCATCAATTACTGTAAAGTTCCCCGTAGATATAATCAATACTTCAGGGGTGTACTACACTATTCTCAAGATACTCGCTTGGGAAAATATTGATATTACTGAGGTTGTTTCAACTTACTCAGAAATTACAATTATCCTTAAAAAGGATTATGTTGAACGAGCATTTGGGTTAATCAAAGGACTCTTTGACTAA
- a CDS encoding NAD(P)H-hydrate dehydratase encodes MLTIGSPIRLLSGYILFKILTMQEFNPEILKQLYQPEADSHKGQNGKLLIIAGSALFHAPLIWSAQIASRLVDMVYIASTPENNEIVKSLKTKFQNGIVIPRSDINSYINEADCILIGPGLPRKEGEQSGDDDTKKLTESILSTKSQLVLDGGALQTIDKSQISVGAILTPHVREFEMLFGNNKKVQDMAKQHSCIILLKGQVDIVCSPDKCVTISGGNPGMTKGGTGDVLAGLVAALACKNDPFLATTAGSYLNKKAGELLAETVGNNFNATDLLNQIPQTISFKTGF; translated from the coding sequence ATGCTGACAATAGGTTCCCCAATAAGATTGCTTTCTGGATATATTCTCTTTAAAATACTCACTATGCAGGAATTTAATCCGGAGATACTTAAACAGCTTTATCAGCCAGAAGCTGACTCTCATAAGGGGCAGAATGGGAAGTTACTCATTATAGCGGGTTCAGCCCTATTTCATGCTCCCTTAATCTGGAGTGCCCAGATTGCAAGTCGCCTTGTAGACATGGTGTATATTGCTTCAACTCCCGAAAATAATGAGATTGTAAAATCACTCAAAACCAAGTTTCAAAACGGCATAGTTATTCCCAGATCAGATATTAATTCCTATATAAATGAAGCAGACTGCATTCTTATTGGCCCCGGCCTGCCTCGCAAAGAAGGGGAGCAATCTGGTGACGATGACACAAAAAAACTTACCGAATCAATACTATCTACCAAATCTCAACTGGTCTTGGATGGTGGAGCCTTGCAGACAATAGACAAATCCCAGATCTCAGTCGGGGCAATCTTAACTCCTCACGTCAGGGAATTTGAAATGCTCTTTGGTAATAATAAAAAAGTTCAAGATATGGCCAAACAGCATAGTTGCATTATCTTACTAAAGGGACAAGTAGATATTGTCTGTTCTCCAGATAAATGCGTAACTATCTCTGGAGGCAACCCTGGGATGACCAAAGGCGGAACCGGGGACGTTCTTGCAGGATTAGTAGCCGCCTTGGCGTGTAAAAACGATCCTTTCTTAGCTACAACCGCTGGTTCTTACTTAAATAAAAAGGCAGGAGAATTATTGGCAGAAACTGTAGGAAATAACTTTAATGCAACCGACTTACTGAATCAAATACCACAGACAATTAGTTTTAAAACCGGGTTTTAA